From the genome of Impatiens glandulifera chromosome 9, dImpGla2.1, whole genome shotgun sequence, one region includes:
- the LOC124914632 gene encoding nucleolar and coiled-body phosphoprotein 1-like: MPSTSYVENTNPKPISRLLALKPRQVLLAELNAKAALTMKPSTESRSVLIHSILCFLDSNAFSKTLKRFLSEAQIQDDSWKACSFNLEDIFSNHFQTCDTKSVLLEKEVQPEIKGAAAEEDVKKKKKKSDANAELDPIGKDNNLEMDEQKKKEKSKRRKNKSGLELQELEKESEQPGLSTVTEEKGKKKKNKVDKSSLEEGGKEVGKEEKEKSKDGKKIKKKGFEKDSIEGDKSKEEVISKEKSKKRKRSLSDENAETKNLQEGKISDPVIEVNSVNGDNGKSEKKKSIENGHVSENHLQDLSVSWQDNEEDNSDAGRSAKKQRIESAEPKSAANAFRRVKVEEVVFTDERLQDNSYWAKDGADIGYGAKAQEVLGQVRGRGFRHEKTKKKRGSYRGGQIDLDSHSVKFNYSDEE; the protein is encoded by the exons ATGCCGTCGACTAGCTACGTTGAAAacacaaaccctaaacccataAGCCGACTTCTTGCTCTTAAACCTCGGCAGGTACTACTAGCTGAGCTAAACGCCAAGGCCGCGCTAACGATGAAGCCCTCCACCGAAAGCAGGTCTGTTCTCATCCATTCCATCCTGTGCTTCCTCGACTCCAACGCCTTCTCCAAAACCCTCAAGCGCTTTCTCTCTGAAGCTCAAATTCAG GATGATAGTTGGAAGGCCTGCTCATTTAATCTGGAAGACATATTTAGCAATCATTTCCAGACATG TGACACTAAATCTGTCTTGCTGGAGAAAG AGGTACAACCAGAAATTAAAGGTGCTGCTGCTGAAGAAGatgtgaaaaagaaaaagaagaaaagtgaTGCCAATGCAGAATTAGATCCCATTGGAAAGGATAATAATTTGGAGATGGATGaacagaaaaagaaagaaaaaagcaAGAGGAGGAAAAACAAATCTGGTCTTGAATTACAAGAACTTGAGAAAGAATCAGAACAGCCAGGATTGTCTACAGTAAcagaagaaaaaggaaaaaagaagaaaaacaaagtTGATAAATCATCTCTTGAAGAGGGTGGAAAAGAAGTTggtaaagaagaaaaagaaaaatctaaagatggaaagaaaataaaaaagaaaggtTTTGAGAAAGATTCCATTGAAGGTGACAAAAGTAAAGAGGAAGTCATTAGTAAAGAGAAATCCAAAAAGAGGAAAAGATCACTTTCCGATGAAAATGCTGAGACAAAAAATTTGCAGGAGGGCAAGATCAGTGATCCAGTTATAGAAGTAAATTCTGTTAATGGCGATAATGGGAAGTCAGAGAAGAAAAAGAGCATTGAAAATGGTCATGTGAGTGAAAATCACTTACAGGATTTGTCAGTTAGTTGGCAAGATAATGAAGAAGACAATTCTGATGCTGGTAGATCCGCTAAGAAACAGCGTATTGAATCTGCAGAG CCTAAGTCAGCAGCAAATGCATTTAGAAGAGTAAAAGTGGAAGAGGTGGTTTTCACTGATGAGAGGCTACAAGATAATTCCTATTGGGCAAAG GATGGAGCAGATATTGGGTATGGTGCCAAAGCTCAAGAAGTTCTTGGACAAGTTAGAGGAAG GGGCTTCCGCCacgaaaaaacaaaaaagaaacgTGGTTCATACAGAGGGGGGCAGATTGATTTGGATTCTCATTCGGTAAAGTTTAACTATTCGGACGAAGAATGA